A section of the Papio anubis isolate 15944 chromosome 2, Panubis1.0, whole genome shotgun sequence genome encodes:
- the LOC116273680 gene encoding collagen alpha-2(I) chain-like, with protein sequence METQALLEGEREPPKRRPPTRRVPLRPYPPQPRGPRLAWGVAYTSPTSGGAGSPASLPSSLRGGSGDGLPTPSLGPGAGAGGGASSDVRSTPVGPALPARSPATPCTLLPGAPPRRRSPSSARQPAGSSSGSSSSGGSSGRSPGGGDSGGGGGVRALAMAGAALGAEPGRAWPGRAGGAAGTRERVRLAGSGAGSRPVPGDPGEKGMQSKRAAPGPRRRTELGDPGDADRSVPRESGRTGPGGSGAPGSSVQEDSGGGPGREGAGGRDSGCTVIWRSAAGPTGIPGFGGARRPGSELGSCCAAHVLTSAVPSAGAAALGERGGTACLPVNAKAPPLAAGHPLTDRQARWFGLESTQLEFSWRCLRQAHPRGLRGSEWAGLRKR encoded by the exons ATGGAGACCCAAGCCCTGCTAGAAGGCGAGAGGGAGCCTCCGAAAAGG CGCCCCCCAACCCGGAGAGTCCCGCTTCGCCCCTACCCGCCACAGCCCCGCGGCCCTCGCCTTGCCTGGGGGGTCGCCTACACATCCCCGACTTCGGGGGGTGCCGGGAGCCCCGCTTCTCTGCC TTCCAGCCTCCGAGGCGGCTCCGGGGACggcctccccaccccatccctgggTCCCGGAGCGGGCGCCGGTGGCGGGGCCTCCTCCGACGTGCGCTCAACCCCGGTCGGACCCGCGCTACCAGCCCGCAGCCCCGCGACCCCGTGCACCTTGCTCCCGGGCGCGCCCCCCCGACGCCGCTCACCTTCTAGCGCCCGGCAGCCAGCgggcagcagcagcggcagcagcagcagcggagGGAGCAGCGGCAGGAGCCCCGGCGGCGGCgacagcggcggcggcggcggcgtgcGGGCTCTGGCCATGGCCGGGGCGGCTCTAGGAGCCGAGCCGGGCCGCGCCTGGCCGGGCCGCGCCGGCGGGGCTGCAGGCACCCGAGAGAGGGTGCGCTTGGCGGGCTCCGGGGCAGGCTCGCGTCCGGTCCCAGGAGATCCGGGCGAGAAGGGAATGCAATCCAAGCGGGCGGCTCCGGGACCGAGGCGGCGCACCGAGCTCGGCGATCCTGGGGATGCGGACAGGTCGGTCCCGCGGGAATCTGGACGGACCGGTCCAGGAGGATCCGGGGCGCCGGGGAGCTCGGTGCAGGAGGACTCGGGGGGCGGGCCGGGGCGGGAGGGTGCAGGTGGTCGTGATTCGGGGTGCACAGTAATCTGGCGGTCCGCTGCGGGCCCGACTGGGATCCCGGGCTTCGGGGGCGCGCGCCGTCCGGGGTCCGAGCTGGGATCTTGCTGCGCCGCTCACGTACTCACTTCTGCTGTCCCCAGCGCTGGCGCGGCCGCTCTGGGTGAGAGGGGCGGGACGGCCTGCCTGCCCGTCAACGCTAAGGCCCCGCCCCTAGCGGCTGGCCACCCACTCACAGACCGCCAGGCCCGCTGGTTCGGCCTCGAGAGCACTCAGCTGGAGTTCAGTTGGCGGTGTCTCCGCCAGGCCCACCCTCGGGGTCTCAGGGGCTCGGAGTGGGCGGGACTAAGGAAAAGATGA